A window from Setaria italica strain Yugu1 chromosome VIII, Setaria_italica_v2.0, whole genome shotgun sequence encodes these proteins:
- the LOC101761578 gene encoding peptidyl-prolyl cis-trans isomerase CYP23: MAAMLRHAAAAAAALLAVAVVCADGASTFYSSDPNLGSARVVFQTNFGDIEFGFFPHVAPKTVDHIFKLVRLGCYNTNHIFRVDKGFVAQVAAVVGGRTAPMNEEQKREAEKTIVGEFSSVKHVRGILSMGRHSDPDSGGSSFSFLLGDAPHLDGQYAVFGRVTKGDDTLRKLERLPTRREGIFVMPIERIDILSTYYYDIDMESCEAEKSILRRRLSESASEVERWRRKCFA, translated from the exons ATGGCGGCGAtgctccgccacgccgccgccgccgcagcggcgctCCTAGCCGTCGCGGTCGTCTGCGCCGACGGTGCCTCCACGTTCTACTCCTCGGACCCCAACCTCGGATCCGCCCGCGTCGTCTTCCAG ACAAATTTTGGTGATATTGAGTTCGGTTTCTTTCCTCATGTTGCGCCTAAGACTGTTGACCACATATTCAAACTCGTGCGGCTTGGATGCTACAACACAAATCATATCTTCAGG GTCGACAAGGGTTTTGTGGCACAAGTTGCTGCTGTTGTAGGAGGTAGAACCGCCCCAATGAATGAGGAGCAGAAAAGAGAAGCAGAGAAAACAATTGTTGGTGAATTTAGTAGTGTCAAGCATGTCAGGGGAATCCTATCCATGGGAAG GCACTCTGATCCAGACAGCGGCGGTTcatccttctcctttcttcttggcgatGCTCCACACCTTGATGGCCAG TATGCTGTATTTGGGAGGGTCACTAAAGGTGACGATACATTGAGAAAGCTAGAGAGGCTTCCAACCCGCAGAGAAGGCATTTTTGTGATG CCGATCGAGCGAATCGACATCCTGTCAACATACTATTATG ATATTGATATGGAGAGTTGCGAAGCAGAAAAATCTATTCTTAGGAGGAGACTTTCTGAATCAGCATCAGAAGTTGAGCGATGG agAAGAAAATGCTTCGCTTGA
- the LOC101762665 gene encoding disease resistance protein RPM1: protein MAEAVVGLLIGKLGAALVNEAASSGASLLCHEASALKGLFGEIHEAKDELESMQAYLKAAERFKDTDETTGLFVDRIRGFAFEIEDVVDEFTYKLEDKHGGFVSKMKKRIKYASTWRRLAHKLNDIKGRLQGAKQRNQDYTMKQTDRNAGGIAFHANQALNFTRDEDLVGITEHKKQLVQWLAGDLEQRCKIFAVWGMPGVGKTTLVAHVYKTIKMDFDAAAWVTVSQSYDVQELLKKIAGEFGITADAANMEKERLAEIIYQYLQGKRCILVLDDVWAADVWSEIRTVFPSNCIGRFVITSRKHEVSLLGTSNSAIHLEPLDKDDSWELFCKSAFWNDGDRKCPLHLKVLALKFVEKCEGLPIAIACIGSQLSAKGQTSAEWEKAYDELELQLVKNVMPRVETILNVSMEDLPCDLKNCFLHCALFPEDYPIMRRAVMRHWISSGFIKKKGNQTLEEVAEEYLTELVNRSLLQVVKRNHTGRLKCCQMHDVIRLVALKKAEKECFGKVYDGSGEFSGGPTRRISIQSRNLDRISPSNASHIRSLHVFERYIDIDLLRPILTSSNLLSTLDLKGACIKMLPTEVFNLFNLRYLGLRSTTIESLPETIGRLQNLEVLDAFNAQLLYLPNNIVKLQKLRYLYACNVFQEGEDIHPTIGVKVPSGIRHLTSLQALQCVEASSEILREVGDLTELRTFSVCNVRSEHSGNLRDAVNKMSHLVHLEIITPGEKEVLHLEGLCLPPTISKLVLEGQLERKSIHKVLSSWSRLSSLTMLHMSFCKIDEESFPSLLVLRGLCVLALSKAFDGKKLHFTAGCFPRLQVLSIWDAPQLNQVQIEQGAMSNLAQLYLQVCHKLKFLPQGIEHLKNLVELYLHDTSEELVERLWRKGGPDECKDDRMDISHIRKVIVIMGTREWIV, encoded by the coding sequence ATGGCTGAAGCAGTTGTAGGGTTGCTGATTGGCAAGCTCGGTGCGGCTTTGGTGAATGAGGCAGCAAGTTCTGGTGCATCACTGCTCTGCCACGAAGCCTCTGCCCTCAAGGGTCTCTTTGGTGAGATCCATGAAGCCAAGGATGAGCTTGAGAGTATGCAGGCTTATTTGAAAGCAGCAGAGCGGTTCAAGGACACTGATGAGACCACCGGCCTCTTCGTCGACAGAATCAGGGGCTTCGCTTTTGAGATCGAGGATGTTGTTGATGAGTTCACCTACAAGCTGGAGGACAAGCACGGAGGGTTTGTTTccaagatgaagaagaggatcaagTATGCCAGTACCTGGCGCCGGCTTGCGCACAAGCTGAATGATATCAAGGGCAGGCTTCAAGGGGCTAAGCAGCGGAACCAGGACTACACCATGAAACAAACGGATAGAAATGCTGGAGGCATTGCTTTTCATGCCAATCAAGCTTTGAATTTCACAAGGGATGAGGACCTTGTGGGGATTACCGAGCACAAGAAGCAACTGGTTCAATGGCTAGCAGGTGATTTAGAACAGAGATGCAAAATATTCGCTGTTTGGGGCATGCCTGGTGTGGGGAAAACAACTTTGGTTGCTCATGTGTACAAGACCATCAAAATGGACTTTGATGCTGCTGCATGGGTAACCGTGTCACAGAGTTATGATGTTCAAGAGCTGTTGAAGAAAATTGCTGGAGAGTTTGGCATCACAGCTGATGCTGCCAACATGGAAAAGGAAAGACTAGCTGAGATCATCTACCAGTACCTCCAAGGTAAAAGGTGCATCTTAGTTCTGGATGACGTTTGGGCTGCAGATGTCTGGTCAGAGATAAGGACTGTTTTTCCATCTAATTGTATTGGTCGATTTGTTATCACATCAAGAAAGCATGAAGTATCATTATTAGGAACCAGTAATTCAGCTATTCACTTGGAACCACTTGACAAAGATGACTCTTGGGAGTTATTCTGCAAATCAGCCTTTTGGAACGATGGTGACAGAAAGTGCCCATTGCACTTGAAGGTTTTGGCTTTGAAATTTGTGGAGAAGTGTGAAGGGTTGCCTATTGCTATTGCATGCATCGGCAGCCAATTATCTGCGAAAGGACAAACTTCTGCCGAATGGGAAAAAGCATATGATGAGTTAGAGCTGCAATTGGTTAAAAATGTGATGCCTCGTGTTGAGACTATTCTTAACGTCAGCATGGAGGACCTTCCATGTGATTTGAAAAATTGTTTCTTACACTGTGCATTATTCCCAGAAGATTATCCCATCATGAGGAGGGCAGTAATGAGGCACTGGATTAGTAGTGGGTTCATCAAGAAGAAGGGGAACCAAACATTGGAGGAAGTGGCGGAGGAGTACTTGACTGAGCTTGTGAACCGAAGCCTATTACAGGTAGTGAAGAGGAATCATACTGGGCGGTTGAAATGTTGTCAAATGCATGATGTAATACGGCTTGTTGCGCTCAAAAAAGCAGAGAAAGAATGCTTTGGTAAAGTGTATGATGGCTCTGGGGAATTTTCTGGAGGGCCCACACGTCGTATATCAATCCAGAGTAGAAACCTTGACCGAATTAGTCCATCAAATGCATCACATATCCGTTCACTTCATGTTTTTGAGAGGTATATCGATATTGATTTGCTGAGGCCCATCCTAACATCTTCGAATTTGCTGTCAACGTTGGATCTGAAAGGTGCTTGTATCAAGATGTTGCCTACTGAGGTATTCAACTTGTTTAATCTGCGGTATTTGGGCCTTAGATCTACTACTATTGAAAGTCTACCTGAAACAATAGGAAGGTTGCAAAACTTGGAAGTGTTGGATGCTTTTAATGCTCAGTTGTTGTATTTGCCGAATAACATTGTAAAACTTCAGAAGTTGAGATACCTTTATGCATGTAATGTTTTTCAAGAAGGTGAAGATATTCACCCTACCATTGGTGTAAAGGTGCCTAGTGGCATAAGGCACTTGACGTCACTGCAAGCTTTGCAATGTGTGGAGGCAAGTTCAGAAATTCTGCGTGAGGTTGGAGATTTGACAGAGCTAAGAACATTCAGTGTCTGCAATGTGAGAAGTGAACACTCTGGTAACTTAAGAGATGCTGTCAACAAAATGAGTCATCTTGTTCATCTAGAAATTATAACTCCAGGGGAGAAGGAAGTGCTGCATCTAGAGGGACTTTGTTTACCTCCAACCATTTCTAAGCTTGTTTTAGAAGGACAGCTGGAGAGAAAATCAATACATAAGGTTCTGTCATCTTGGTCTCGCCTCAGTAGCCTCACAATGTTGCACATGTCATTCTGCAAAATTGATGAGGAGTCGTTTCCCAGTTTGTTGGTGCTACGTGGTTTATGTGTGCTTGCCCTTAGCAAGGCTTTTGATGGGAAGAAGCTGCACTTCACTGCAGGGTGTTTCCCAAGACTTCAGGTTCTATCCATATGGGACGCACCACAGCTCAATCAAGTTCAAATAGAACAGGGTGCAATGTCAAACCTTGCTCAGCTCTACTTGCAAGTCTGTCATAAGTTGAAGTTTCTTCCTCAAGGCATTGAACACCTTAAAAACCTTGTGGAGTTATATCTACATGATACATCAGAAGAGCTCGTAGAGAGGCTTTGGCGGAAGGGAGGACCAGATGAATGCAAGGACGATCGTATGGACATTAGCCACATCAGAAAGGTTATTGTTATTATGGGCACCCGGGAATGGATAGTGTGA
- the LOC101762266 gene encoding uncharacterized protein LOC101762266: MARQTDQGKQQQRPPRASVPAFGGWEGGALPDYSVDFTKIRAARMQRRRKALSWSSFVGNAAIANAAAAEAPGADEDRDRRHWSSAASDGGDDDRERRHRHRPRHRRLRSDAADLDDRQPIRPGRADPKGRGKFKGYLFGCVGGLW, encoded by the exons ATGGCGCGACAAACGGATCAG gggaagcagcagcagcggccacCGCGGGCGTCGGTGCCGGCGTTCGGGGGGTGGGAGGGCGGCGCGCTGCCGGACTACTCGGTGGACTTCACCAAGATCCGCGCCGCACGGATGCAGCGACGCAGGAAGGCGCTCTCCTGGTCCAGCTTCGTCGGGAACGCCGCCATCGCCAACGCTGCCGCGGCCGAGGCACCCGGTGCCGACGAAGACAGGGACAGGCGTCATTGGTCCTCGGCGGCCAGCGACGGGGGAGACGACGACCGCGAGCGGCGCCACCGGCAccggccacgccaccgccgcctccgcagcgACGCCGCTGATCTCGACGACCGCCAGCCGATCCGGCCCGGCCGCGCCGATCCCAAG GGAAGGGGCAAGTTCAAGGGCTACCTGTTTGGTTGCGTGGGTGGACTGTGGTGA
- the LOC101763078 gene encoding putative F-box/FBD/LRR-repeat protein At5g56810, which translates to MELEEAATERALASSGGGSSGVEPDRLSSLPDSLLHAIMSLLKARQAVQTCVLSTRWRHLWRSVPCLDVDHDEFRTAAGSAPNNHPAPNPDYSDSDLDSYEDSDDENNSISNNDREWEDFEDFTENLMHRCNISQLDSLRLHVNTSRAPNFADKQAGGWLRRAMKYCNPDPPRQCEGLSSGSWQLKRLYLCNVALDNRFAKHVSSVCHSLEELELEDCTCEIPAITSRSLKIMVLKNCRWRYLYEISSPTLKSLVIVGGSNTDDCVLVIVAPVIAHLCLDVPLRFARRLSVNQKQSLPRI; encoded by the coding sequence ATGGAGCTTGAGGAGGCCGCAACGGAGCGTGCCCTCgcaagcagcggcggcggaagctCTGGTGTCGAGCCGGACCGGCTGAGCTCCTTGCCGGACAGTCTCCTCCACGCCATCATGTCCTTGCTGAAGGCCCGGCAGGCGGTGCAGACGTGCGTGCTGTCCACGCGCTGGAGGCACCTCTGGCGCTCCGTGCCGTGCCTGGACGTCGACCACGATGAGTTCAGGACTGCGGCAGGAAGTGCTCCCAACAACCACCCCGCCCCCAACCCTGACTACTCCGACTCCGACCTTGACAGCTATGAGGACTCGGACGACGAAAACAACAGCATTAGCAACAATGACAGGGAGTGGGAGGATTTTGAGGATTTCACCGAGAACCTGATGCATCGCTGCAACATCTCTCAGTTGGATTCCTTGAGGTTGCATGTCAATACGAGCAGGGCACCTAACTTTGCGGACAAACAGGCAGGGGGATGGCTCCGTCGCGCAATGAAGTACTGCAACCCAGATCCTCCCCGGCAGTGTGAGGGATTGAGCTCCGGTTCGTGGCAGCTCAAAAGGCTGTATCTCTGCAATGTGGCTCTGGATAATCGTTTTGCCAAGCATGTCAGTTCAGTGTGCCACTCGTTGGAGGAGCTAGAACTGGAGGATTGCACATGTGAGATTCCTGCAATCACCTCCCGCTCACTGAAGATCATGGTTCTGAAAAATTGCAGATGGCGCTATCTTTATGAGATTTCATCACCGACATTGAAGAGCTTAGTTATTGTTGGTGGTTCGAATACTGATGACTGTGTGCTGGTTATCGTGGCCCCTGTGATTGCTCATCTGTGCCTTGATGTGCCTCTTCGCTTTGCCAGACGTCTTTCTGTAAATCAGAAGCAATCTTTGCCAAGGATTTGA
- the LOC101778497 gene encoding uncharacterized protein LOC101778497: protein MDKECQDFEDFTVNLMHRCNIAQLDSFRLHIGRRRAPQFAHKQVAGWLRRAMKYCTPDPASQHKGLGPSHWHIKRLYLCFVHLDNRFAKHVTSVCRTLEDLELHNCSCQIRSVTSDSLKTLVLKNCKWCNLSEITSPTLKTLVIDGSSNTDGCVLVILTPAVSYLHLAVSVYFFSGGISTNEMPSLVKASIHLRDHRNSVSESNKLGGNQFKLLSSVSKATSLELSAVGKKVLGKEPTFLEFMNLRNLFLGNCDLRGDFRTLGFFLQSSPNLEKLTLRHCKFPKYPEKKKGKTKLNNTSSSEFRRLDFMCENLKVEIIYKDGDGHQLVKLLLHASRNLSKNNIKLTKS, encoded by the exons ATGGACAAGGAGTGTCAGGATTTCGAAGATTTCACGGTGAACCTGATGCATCGTTGTAACATTGCACAGTTGGATTCCTTCAGGCTGCACATTGGTAGGCGCAGGGCACCTCAGTTTGCTCATAAACAAGTAGCAGGATGGCTCCGTCGTGCAATGAAGTATTGCACCCCAGATCCTGCCAGTCAGCACAAGGGATTGGGCCCCAGTCATTGGCATATCAAAAGGCTGTATCTCTGCTTTGTCCATCTGGATAATCGTTTTGCGAAGCATGTTACTTCAGTGTGCCGCACTTTGGAGGATTTGGAGCTGCACAATTGCAGTTGTCAAATTCGGTCAGTCACCTCCGACTCGCTGAAGACCCTGGTTCTGAAAAATTGCAAATGGTGTAATCTTTCTGAGATTACATCGCCCACACTGAAGACATTGGTTATTGATGGCAGCTCAAATACTGATGGTTGTGTGCTGGTTATCTTGACCCCTGCTGTTTCTTATCTGCACCTGGCTGTGAGTGTttacttctttagtggtggtatTTCAACAAATGAGATGCCGTCCCTTGTGAAAGCTTCGATTCATCTACGAGATCACAGAAATAGTGTATCTGAAAGTAATAAACTTGGCGGCAATCAATTCAAGCTTCTTTCTAGTGTCTCTAAGGCGACCAGTTTAGAGTTGTCAGCTGTCGGGAAGAAG GTGCTCGGTAAGGAACCCACATTCCTAGAATTCATGAACCTGAGGAACTTATTTCTGGGCAACTGTGATCTCAGGGGTGACTTCCGCACATTGGGATTCTTTCTTCAGAGTTCACCTAATCTGGAGAAGCTCACCTTGCGGCACTGCAAG TTCCCAAAATATcctgagaaaaagaaagggaagacCAAACTCAACAACACCTCATCTTCTGAGTTCCGTCGCCTGGATTTCATGTGCGAGAACCTCAAGGTTGAAATCATATATAAAGATGGCGATGGCCACCAACTCGTCAAGCTTCTGCTGCACGCTTCAAGGAATCTGTCGAAGAACAACATTAAACTCACCAAAAGTTAA